The Salvelinus fontinalis isolate EN_2023a chromosome 24, ASM2944872v1, whole genome shotgun sequence genome has a segment encoding these proteins:
- the LOC129821671 gene encoding olfactory receptor 1M1-like, which produces MSLGNVSGKIIHTFVIGGFDTIDRPLTVGIVILCFYLLIMLANVANICFILHDKRLHKPMYLLICNLAVVDMLYSSSASPTMIGVLVAGDKTIAYVSCFIQMFVFHLGGVMEMFAISVMAFDRLIAISSPLRYQSILTNVRTLVLTGALWVVACAFVSVMPATVLSLPYCHSTLKYTFCDYAALVRATCVDPSYYFNMITIVTSFLLFGTFCFICLSYIWIIFAMVKMSSKNDKRKMYSTCFSHLIVVVCYYVPLFVRIVLTRLGVVLTLEERHGLMIGAILGPSLVNPFVYCFRTKEIKNKMLKMFNKVAPTE; this is translated from the coding sequence ATGTCCTTGGGAAATGTCTCTGGCAAAATAATACATACATTTGTCATTGGTGGTTTTGACACAATTGACAGACCTCTGACAGTGGGGATTGTAATTCTGTGTTTCTATCTCCTAATCATGCTTGCTAATGTGGCAAATATATGTTTTATCCTTCATGATAAGCGTTTGCACAAGCCAATGTATCTTCTGATTTGCAACCTTGCTGTAGTTGATATGCTGTACAGCTCCAGTGCCAGTCCAACTATGATTGGTGTGCTGGTAGCTGGTGATAAAACCATAGCTTATGTGTCGTGCTTCATTCAGATGTTTGTTTTCCACCTGGGGGGCGTAATGGAGATGTTTGCTATCTCTGTCATGGCTTTTGATCGTTTGATTGCAATCTCTAGTCCACTGAGGTATCAAAGTATCCTCACCAATGTTCGTACTCTGGTTCTGACCGGTGCTCTGTGGGTGGTTGCCTGTGCTTTTGTGTCTGTTATGCCTGCCACTGTGTTATCTCTCCCTTACTGCCACTCAACCCTCAAATACACCTTCTGTGATTATGCTGCGTTAGTGAGAGCCACTTGTGTCGATCCTAGCTACTATTTTAATATGATAACCATTGTCACCTCCTTTCTCCTGTTTGGTACGTTCTGTTTTATTTGCCTGTCTTACATATGGATCATATTTGCCATGGTTAAAATGTCCTCCAAGAACGACAAGAGGAAGATGTACAGTACTTGCTTCAGTcacttgatagtggtagtgtgttattaCGTTCCTTTATTTGTACGTATAGTCTTGACCAGGCTAGGTGTGGTGCTGACCTTGGAAGAGCGTCATGGCTTGATGATCGGGGCTATTCTCGGGCCCTCTCTTGTTAATCCCTTTGTATACTGTTTTAGAACCAAAGAGATCAAAAACAAAATGTTGAAGATGTTTAACAAAGTTGCGCCCACTGAATAA